The following proteins come from a genomic window of Flavobacteriaceae bacterium MAR_2010_188:
- a CDS encoding bacillithiol biosynthesis deacetylase BshB1, whose amino-acid sequence MKLDILAFGSHPDDVELGCGGTLAKEISKGKKVGIIDLTRGELGTRGNVETRKSESEKASAILGVEFRHNLGFSDGFFINDQTHQLEIIKKIRKYKPKLVLCNSIYDRHIDHGKGSDLVSHSCFLSGLVKIETKDEDGKVQDKWRPEQVFHYIQWLDIKPDVVVDISGYIDIKMKAVLAYETQFYKEGDTDLETPISSKNFTDSLNYRARDLGRLIGKEHGEGFTVERYVAVDSLFDLV is encoded by the coding sequence ATGAAATTAGACATATTGGCATTTGGGTCCCATCCAGACGATGTTGAACTTGGTTGTGGTGGTACTTTGGCAAAAGAAATAAGTAAAGGAAAAAAGGTTGGGATTATCGATTTAACCCGCGGTGAGTTAGGAACTAGAGGCAATGTCGAAACTAGAAAAAGTGAATCAGAAAAAGCGTCGGCCATTCTTGGTGTAGAATTCAGACATAATTTGGGTTTTTCGGATGGGTTTTTTATCAATGATCAAACCCATCAATTAGAGATTATTAAAAAAATTAGAAAATATAAACCCAAACTTGTATTGTGCAATTCTATATATGACAGACACATCGATCATGGCAAGGGAAGTGATTTAGTAAGCCATTCTTGCTTCTTAAGCGGATTGGTAAAAATTGAAACTAAGGACGAAGATGGAAAGGTTCAAGATAAGTGGCGACCAGAACAAGTTTTTCATTACATACAGTGGTTGGATATTAAACCAGACGTGGTTGTAGATATTAGCGGTTATATAGACATTAAGATGAAAGCGGTTCTCGCTTATGAAACCCAATTTTATAAAGAAGGAGACACGGATTTAGAAACTCCCATTAGCAGTAAGAACTTTACCGACAGCTTAAATTATAGAGCTCGGGATTTAGGAAGATTGATAGGGAAGGAGCATGGTGAAGGCTTTACGGTAGAAAGATATGTTGCGGTAGACAGTTTATTCGATTTGGTATAA
- a CDS encoding putative endonuclease (manually curated), which translates to MHYVYILFSEKKQGYYIGQTQNLKARLGRHNSGSEAYTKPYVPWKIVWHIHKDTRSEALILEAKLKNLNRERLLAFIEKYK; encoded by the coding sequence ATGCACTACGTCTATATATTATTCTCGGAGAAGAAGCAAGGTTATTATATTGGTCAAACCCAAAATCTTAAAGCAAGGTTAGGTCGTCATAATAGCGGCAGCGAAGCATACACCAAGCCCTATGTTCCTTGGAAAATTGTTTGGCACATCCATAAGGACACACGTTCAGAAGCTTTGATTCTCGAGGCGAAGCTCAAAAATCTTAATCGGGAAAGATTGTTGGCATTCATAGAAAAATACAAATAA
- a CDS encoding putative endonuclease, whose translation MAFVSMQTESSASGLPPKNKASSETMELFLFLRMHYVYILFSEKKQGYYVGQTQNLKARLGRHNSGSEAYTKPYVPWKIVWHIHKDTRSEALILEAKLKNLNRERLLAFIEKYK comes from the coding sequence ATGGCGTTTGTCTCGATGCAGACAGAATCGTCTGCATCCGGTCTTCCACCCAAGAACAAAGCTTCATCAGAAACGATGGAGCTTTTTTTGTTTTTAAGGATGCACTACGTCTATATATTATTCTCGGAGAAGAAGCAAGGTTATTATGTTGGTCAAACCCAAAATCTTAAAGCAAGGTTAGGTCGTCATAATAGCGGCAGCGAAGCATACACCAAGCCCTATGTTCCTTGGAAAATTGTTTGGCACATCCATAAGGACACACGTTCAGAAGCTTTGATTCTCGAGGCGAAGCTCAAAAATCTTAATCGGGAAAGATTGTTGGCATTCATAGAAAAATACAAATAA
- a CDS encoding Zn-dependent amino-or carboxypeptidase, M28 family: MKIYLRILLVSLLAMGCGSSKTENPTPDAPVVETKPKVEDVTTYANTITSAELKEMLYTYASDEFEGRETGEAGQKKAIEYLKNHYKEMGIVSPLGGDDYFQEVPLEKLLTPKITLNVQGKEFTTLEDIVSLGGAHSELITTDQFVYAGYGIDDEKYNDYDKIDVNGKVVVVKYGEPKNQDGTYKTSGSKEATKWSVGRAGRTSKKNAAFDNGAKAFVMVTEPELHQQSVNYYKNVAAQGDAGNISLIEDEANQIQLSISEKVAKALYPEIMKSDTPKLIERLLSIDYFSESISVSSENVVAYIKGTEKPDEVLVISAHLDHEGVKDGQIYNGADDDGSGTVSILEIADAFQQAVKDGNGPKRSILFLHVTGEEKGLLGSKYYASTSPIFPIANTVADLNIDMIGRVDPQHESDPNYVYLIGSDKLSTELHNISEEVNTKYINMNLDYTYNDDNDPNRFYYRSDHYNFAKQNVPIIFYFNGTHADYHRPSDTPDKIEYDLMEKRAKLVFYTAWEIANRTNRIVADKAMSK, translated from the coding sequence ATGAAAATTTATCTAAGAATACTTCTTGTATCATTGCTAGCAATGGGATGCGGAAGTTCAAAAACCGAAAATCCCACTCCGGATGCGCCTGTGGTAGAAACAAAGCCGAAGGTAGAGGATGTTACAACCTATGCAAATACCATTACATCTGCTGAGCTTAAGGAAATGTTATACACCTATGCGTCAGATGAATTTGAAGGCAGAGAAACTGGTGAAGCTGGTCAGAAAAAAGCGATTGAATATTTAAAAAACCATTACAAAGAAATGGGTATCGTTTCACCTTTAGGTGGAGATGACTATTTTCAAGAAGTTCCTTTAGAAAAACTATTGACCCCAAAAATCACATTGAACGTTCAAGGGAAAGAATTTACCACTCTAGAAGATATTGTCTCACTAGGCGGCGCCCATTCCGAATTAATAACTACAGATCAGTTTGTATATGCAGGTTACGGGATCGATGATGAGAAATATAACGATTACGACAAGATTGATGTTAATGGTAAAGTGGTGGTGGTTAAATATGGTGAGCCTAAAAACCAAGACGGTACCTACAAGACCAGCGGATCTAAAGAAGCCACTAAATGGTCGGTAGGAAGAGCAGGTAGAACATCGAAGAAAAATGCCGCTTTTGATAACGGAGCCAAAGCATTCGTAATGGTAACCGAACCAGAACTACATCAACAATCGGTGAATTATTATAAGAATGTAGCGGCGCAAGGTGATGCCGGCAATATTTCATTAATTGAAGATGAAGCAAATCAAATTCAATTATCAATAAGTGAAAAGGTTGCCAAGGCACTTTATCCAGAGATCATGAAATCTGACACACCAAAACTTATTGAAAGGCTTCTATCGATAGATTATTTTAGCGAGTCTATTTCTGTGAGTTCAGAGAATGTTGTGGCATATATAAAAGGTACCGAAAAACCGGATGAGGTTTTGGTTATTTCAGCTCACTTAGATCATGAAGGTGTAAAAGACGGACAAATTTATAACGGTGCAGATGACGATGGCAGCGGTACCGTTTCGATATTAGAAATTGCAGATGCTTTTCAGCAAGCAGTCAAGGATGGCAATGGACCTAAAAGAAGTATTTTGTTCTTGCACGTTACTGGAGAAGAGAAAGGACTTTTAGGTTCCAAATATTATGCTAGCACCAGTCCAATTTTTCCGATTGCAAATACGGTGGCAGATTTAAATATAGATATGATTGGTCGCGTAGACCCGCAACATGAAAGTGATCCTAATTATGTTTATTTAATAGGCTCCGATAAACTTAGTACCGAACTACATAACATCTCAGAAGAAGTAAATACCAAGTATATAAATATGAATTTGGACTATACTTATAATGATGACAATGATCCGAATAGATTCTATTATCGATCAGACCATTATAATTTCGCAAAACAAAATGTTCCTATAATATTTTACTTTAATGGTACGCATGCAGATTACCATAGACCATCTGATACTCCAGATAAAATCGAATATGACTTAATGGAAAAAAGAGCCAAGTTGGTATTTTATACCGCTTGGGAAATAGCAAATAGAACTAATCGCATTGTCGCAGACAAAGCAATGTCTAAATAA
- a CDS encoding Peptidase family M28, producing MKFLIVVYALTLVGSCATKRYSDRIQDLKDNIQFEDIDTIAKYANTINEANLKNHVYTLSSNDFEGRQVGRPGHDKVVNYLKSYYQKENISSPVTKGTYLQTIPRDYFTEDVGSSSNVIAFLEGSEIKNEVLILTAHSDHLGLSGDSLYPGADDNASGTSALLEIARAFEAAAKNGYIPKRSIAFMHLTGEEIGLYGSRYFIENPLFPLDNIIADLNIDMIGRIDNLHKHASDYIYIIGADRLSKELHFISEKANSLFTKLDLDYKYNDEKDPNGYYYRSDHYNFARYNIPVIFYFNGEHDDYHKVTDTPDKINYALLTKRSKLIFSTAWYLANTDHRPSLDKLP from the coding sequence ATGAAATTTTTAATTGTAGTATATGCTTTAACCTTAGTTGGTTCTTGCGCAACTAAACGTTATTCTGACCGAATACAAGATTTAAAGGACAATATCCAATTTGAGGATATCGACACTATAGCCAAGTATGCAAATACCATTAACGAAGCCAATTTAAAAAATCATGTTTACACCCTCTCATCTAATGACTTCGAAGGGCGACAGGTTGGTCGTCCAGGACATGATAAAGTTGTAAATTATTTAAAAAGCTATTATCAAAAAGAAAACATTTCCTCCCCAGTTACGAAAGGCACCTACCTACAAACCATCCCGAGAGATTACTTCACTGAAGATGTTGGTTCCTCTAGCAATGTTATCGCCTTTTTAGAAGGAAGCGAAATTAAGAATGAAGTTTTAATCTTAACAGCTCATTCTGATCATTTAGGTTTATCGGGAGACAGCTTATATCCGGGTGCGGACGACAATGCCTCAGGCACTTCTGCCTTGTTGGAAATTGCGAGAGCATTTGAAGCTGCGGCTAAAAATGGGTATATCCCAAAACGGAGCATTGCGTTTATGCATTTAACCGGAGAAGAAATCGGGTTATACGGTTCTCGCTATTTTATTGAAAATCCACTATTTCCTCTTGATAATATTATTGCTGATCTAAACATTGATATGATAGGCAGAATCGATAACCTTCATAAGCACGCGTCGGATTACATATATATCATAGGTGCGGATCGGTTAAGCAAAGAATTGCATTTTATCTCCGAAAAAGCCAATTCATTATTTACCAAATTAGATTTAGACTATAAGTATAATGATGAAAAGGACCCAAATGGTTATTATTATAGATCTGACCACTATAATTTTGCTCGCTACAATATTCCGGTAATCTTCTACTTTAACGGGGAACACGATGATTATCATAAAGTTACTGATACTCCTGATAAAATAAATTATGCATTACTTACCAAACGCTCAAAACTTATTTTCTCCACCGCATGGTATTTGGCCAATACTGACCATCGACCTTCGCTAGACAAACTCCCATAG
- a CDS encoding MerR HTH family regulatory protein, with product MATPTFISITDLCEGYKIEREYVLSLKEFGLINLMEQSQEPQLDSNELRKLEKILNFHQELNINFEGIEVILQLLEKVERLNSDVNILRRKLCLFEDSDIVE from the coding sequence ATGGCAACTCCAACATTCATATCAATAACCGATCTTTGCGAAGGCTATAAGATAGAGCGAGAGTATGTGTTAAGTCTTAAAGAATTTGGACTGATAAATTTGATGGAGCAATCACAAGAACCTCAATTAGATTCTAATGAACTTCGTAAATTGGAAAAGATTTTGAACTTCCACCAAGAATTAAATATAAATTTTGAAGGCATTGAAGTGATACTTCAGCTCTTAGAAAAAGTTGAAAGATTAAATTCTGATGTAAATATTTTAAGGAGGAAACTCTGCTTGTTTGAAGATTCTGATATAGTAGAATAA
- a CDS encoding curved DNA-binding protein: MDFIDYYKILGIDKSATDKDIKKAYRKLARQYHPDLNPDNKEAELKFKQINEANEVLSSPENRKKYDEYGKDWKHAEQFEKAKSQQRDYQYSGGGNQGFGGGGQGFGGYESQFEGAEFSDFFESMFGGAGANAGRSSRQSRFRGQDFNAELNLSLTDAYKSQKQTLTVNGKNIRLTIPAGVEDGQTIKITGHGGAGGNGGPKGDLFITFKILNNTQFKRDGSNLYKNVDINLYTAVLGGEAIIETLDGKVKLKIKPGTQNGAQVKLNGKGFPVYKKDNQFGNLIITYNISIPTKLTEDQEELFTKLQSISKN; the protein is encoded by the coding sequence ATGGATTTCATAGATTATTACAAAATTTTAGGTATTGACAAGTCTGCTACGGACAAAGACATTAAGAAAGCCTACAGAAAATTGGCGCGCCAATACCACCCTGATTTAAATCCTGATAACAAGGAGGCCGAATTAAAATTTAAGCAAATAAACGAGGCGAACGAAGTACTCTCCAGTCCAGAAAATCGTAAAAAGTACGACGAATACGGAAAAGATTGGAAGCATGCAGAACAATTCGAAAAAGCCAAAAGCCAACAGAGGGATTATCAATACTCTGGTGGCGGCAATCAAGGATTTGGTGGAGGAGGTCAAGGATTCGGCGGATACGAATCTCAATTTGAAGGTGCTGAGTTCTCTGATTTTTTTGAATCTATGTTTGGAGGTGCGGGAGCAAATGCTGGGCGTAGTTCGAGGCAATCGAGATTTAGGGGTCAGGATTTTAATGCAGAATTAAACCTTTCCTTAACTGATGCTTATAAATCACAAAAGCAGACCTTAACTGTAAATGGCAAGAATATAAGGCTAACCATTCCGGCGGGAGTTGAGGACGGACAGACCATAAAGATAACTGGGCATGGTGGCGCGGGAGGTAATGGTGGTCCAAAAGGAGACTTATTTATTACATTCAAGATTTTGAATAATACCCAATTTAAAAGGGATGGTTCTAATCTTTACAAGAATGTTGATATTAATCTGTACACCGCCGTACTCGGAGGTGAAGCCATAATTGAAACTCTAGATGGCAAGGTAAAATTGAAAATAAAGCCAGGCACCCAAAATGGTGCTCAGGTAAAATTAAATGGCAAAGGTTTTCCGGTCTACAAAAAAGACAATCAATTTGGAAATTTAATTATTACCTATAACATTTCCATACCGACAAAACTAACAGAAGACCAAGAAGAACTATTTACAAAATTACAATCAATCTCAAAAAACTAA
- a CDS encoding NHL repeat-containing protein has translation MKKIQLIFLLLVTVLSCSKTEKSWQLSKSIKIAGINPIGITYQNGIWLSDGDHNRVVKIDDLGNVTQSIDSLERPMHISSTEDNIYIPQYGNDMILNWSEQNSSDLVLKDSLDAPAGVWVNNDEMAIADFYNHRILYSNNGTDWISFGKEGKGEGDFYYPTDVQITSHNIYVADAYNNRIQVFDKSGKFVKAIGMDQKMNAATGIFVSKDNLFSTDFENDRVMIFDNDGNLVQELTENIEKPTDLLVEDGRLYVINYRNSLVNIFEYKENLGDL, from the coding sequence ATGAAAAAAATTCAACTGATATTTTTATTATTAGTGACTGTGCTTTCTTGTTCTAAAACCGAGAAGTCATGGCAATTGAGCAAATCCATTAAAATAGCTGGTATAAATCCGATTGGGATTACCTATCAAAACGGAATTTGGTTGAGTGATGGCGACCACAATAGAGTCGTAAAAATTGATGATTTAGGTAACGTTACCCAATCCATAGATTCTCTGGAAAGACCAATGCACATTTCTAGCACTGAAGATAACATTTATATACCTCAGTATGGCAATGATATGATCTTAAACTGGTCGGAGCAGAATTCTTCAGATTTGGTTTTGAAGGATAGCCTAGATGCACCCGCAGGAGTTTGGGTAAATAATGATGAAATGGCTATTGCGGATTTTTACAATCATAGAATCTTATATAGTAATAATGGTACCGACTGGATTTCTTTCGGGAAAGAAGGAAAGGGTGAAGGTGATTTCTACTACCCTACCGACGTACAAATAACATCTCATAACATTTATGTGGCCGATGCTTACAATAACCGTATTCAGGTGTTTGATAAATCTGGTAAATTTGTAAAGGCTATCGGGATGGACCAAAAGATGAATGCAGCCACAGGAATATTTGTTTCAAAAGACAATCTCTTCTCTACAGATTTTGAAAATGATAGGGTTATGATATTTGACAACGATGGGAATCTAGTTCAAGAGCTCACAGAAAATATCGAGAAACCGACGGATTTATTAGTAGAAGATGGTAGATTATACGTGATCAATTATAGGAATAGCTTGGTTAACATTTTTGAGTACAAAGAAAATTTAGGCGACCTATAA
- a CDS encoding Copper chaperone CopZ, producing the protein MKKTIITTVLIAFIGIFSINAQGMDKYQVKVDGLGCPFCAYGLEKKFKEFKGIKNVKIEIETGDFTFDYPADKALSIEDVENQVEKAGYTPMTTKIVRADGKIEASGEMEVVADNAELASKAVYVYGNCGMCEARITKAARTIPGVASATWDEDTKMLAVNYDVSKTSLSEIEMAVAKVGHDTKNNAAANATYYNLPACCKYERANQ; encoded by the coding sequence ATGAAAAAAACAATAATCACAACGGTATTAATAGCATTCATAGGGATTTTTAGCATAAATGCTCAAGGAATGGATAAATATCAAGTTAAGGTAGACGGATTGGGTTGCCCTTTCTGTGCCTATGGTCTTGAGAAGAAATTCAAGGAATTTAAAGGTATCAAAAATGTTAAGATTGAAATTGAAACAGGAGATTTCACTTTTGATTATCCAGCAGACAAAGCTTTATCGATAGAAGATGTTGAGAACCAAGTTGAAAAGGCTGGTTATACTCCAATGACGACTAAAATTGTAAGAGCTGACGGAAAAATTGAAGCTTCAGGAGAAATGGAAGTTGTTGCAGACAATGCCGAGTTAGCCTCAAAAGCCGTATATGTTTATGGCAACTGCGGTATGTGTGAAGCCCGGATTACCAAAGCCGCTAGAACAATCCCAGGTGTTGCGAGTGCTACTTGGGATGAAGATACCAAAATGTTGGCCGTAAACTACGATGTTAGCAAAACCTCATTGTCAGAAATAGAGATGGCTGTAGCAAAAGTTGGTCATGATACCAAAAACAATGCAGCGGCAAATGCAACGTATTACAATCTTCCGGCTTGTTGCAAGTACGAAAGAGCAAATCAATAA
- a CDS encoding glycerol uptake facilitator protein has translation MTPFIAEFIGTAILILLGNGVVANVLLNKTAGNNGGWIVITTGWALAVYVAVVITSPYSGAHLNPAVTIGLAVAGVFEWSSVAIYIVAQMLGAMTGAFFVWLLYKDHYDQTEDADAKKATFCNAPLIRNFPRNFLTEAVGTFVLIFTILYFTDATITEPETVIGLGSLGAIPVAFLVWSIGLSLGGPTGYAINPARDLGPRIVHAFLPIKNKALSDWSYSWIPVAGPLFGAVAAAILMLVLS, from the coding sequence ATGACTCCATTTATAGCAGAATTTATAGGTACCGCCATCTTAATCTTATTAGGGAATGGTGTTGTGGCAAATGTTTTATTAAATAAAACAGCTGGCAATAACGGAGGATGGATTGTAATCACCACTGGATGGGCTTTGGCCGTATATGTCGCTGTAGTCATCACTAGTCCTTACAGTGGCGCGCATCTTAACCCAGCAGTTACTATTGGACTTGCGGTTGCCGGGGTTTTTGAATGGTCTTCGGTTGCCATTTATATTGTTGCCCAAATGTTAGGTGCAATGACTGGCGCTTTCTTTGTTTGGCTGTTATATAAAGACCATTATGATCAAACCGAAGATGCCGATGCGAAAAAAGCAACTTTTTGCAATGCACCTCTAATAAGAAATTTTCCAAGGAATTTTTTAACTGAGGCGGTTGGAACTTTTGTCCTAATTTTTACCATTTTATACTTTACTGACGCAACGATAACCGAACCAGAAACCGTTATCGGCCTTGGTTCTCTAGGAGCAATTCCGGTCGCATTTTTAGTATGGTCAATCGGTCTTTCATTAGGTGGTCCAACTGGATATGCCATTAATCCTGCAAGGGATTTAGGACCTAGAATAGTTCATGCCTTTCTTCCTATAAAAAATAAAGCATTAAGTGATTGGTCGTATTCTTGGATTCCGGTTGCTGGCCCTTTATTCGGAGCGGTTGCGGCAGCAATACTTATGCTGGTTTTGTCGTGA
- a CDS encoding glycerol kinase, translating into MPDYILALDQGTTSSRAIIFNKTGDIISLAQKEFKQYFPKPGWVEHDPQEIWSTQTGVAAEAIANKGLNAENIKAIGITNQRETIVVWNRKTGKAIYNAIVWQDKRTSDYCDQLKKDGHSEMIRDKTGLVIDSYFSGTKLKWILDNVEGAREKAENGELAMGTIDSWLVWNFTKGEQHITDVTNASRTLLFNINTMDWDDELLSFFDIPKSMLPEVKQSSEIYGHTTSTFYDTKIPIAGIAGDQQAALFGQMCTKPGMVKNTYGTGCFMLMNIGDLPKISKNNLLTTVAWKINGKTTYALEGSVFIAGAVVQWLRDGLKIIRRSEDVESLAKSVDDSEGVYFVPSFAGLGAPHWNQKAQGTIFGLTRGTTDAHIARAALESIAYQTMDILKSMEADSGLNIQELRVDGGATVNNMLMQYQADVLNTTTVRPEIVETTAMGAAFLAGLAVGYWSDTDEIQSIWKVDRKFEPTQKREVIEKNIKGWYKAISTLEFWTKN; encoded by the coding sequence ATGCCAGATTATATTCTAGCTTTAGATCAAGGAACAACCAGCTCTAGGGCAATAATCTTCAATAAAACTGGCGATATAATTTCTCTTGCCCAAAAGGAATTCAAACAATACTTTCCAAAACCAGGATGGGTAGAACATGACCCACAAGAAATTTGGTCCACCCAAACCGGTGTTGCCGCAGAAGCAATCGCTAACAAAGGTTTAAACGCAGAAAACATTAAAGCAATCGGTATAACCAATCAAAGGGAAACCATTGTTGTGTGGAATCGAAAAACCGGCAAAGCAATCTACAACGCGATAGTTTGGCAAGATAAGCGCACTTCAGATTATTGTGACCAATTGAAAAAAGATGGTCACTCCGAAATGATAAGAGATAAAACTGGCTTAGTCATTGACTCCTATTTTTCTGGTACCAAGCTGAAATGGATTTTAGACAATGTTGAAGGAGCGAGGGAAAAAGCTGAAAATGGCGAACTGGCAATGGGAACAATCGATTCTTGGCTAGTTTGGAATTTTACTAAGGGTGAACAGCACATCACCGATGTTACAAATGCCAGCAGGACCTTACTTTTCAATATTAATACTATGGACTGGGATGACGAACTTTTGTCGTTTTTTGATATTCCTAAAAGTATGTTGCCAGAGGTAAAACAGTCTAGTGAAATTTATGGTCATACCACTTCTACCTTTTACGACACTAAAATACCTATTGCAGGTATTGCGGGTGACCAGCAAGCTGCGCTTTTCGGACAGATGTGCACTAAACCAGGGATGGTGAAAAACACTTACGGTACTGGTTGCTTTATGTTGATGAATATTGGTGACCTTCCAAAAATCTCAAAAAATAATCTCTTAACTACCGTCGCTTGGAAAATAAATGGTAAAACAACTTACGCACTAGAAGGAAGCGTTTTTATTGCCGGCGCAGTGGTACAATGGCTTCGGGATGGTCTCAAGATAATTAGACGCTCAGAAGATGTTGAAAGTTTGGCAAAATCTGTAGATGATTCTGAAGGAGTTTATTTCGTCCCCTCATTTGCAGGATTAGGAGCTCCACATTGGAATCAAAAAGCGCAAGGGACAATATTCGGATTAACTAGAGGAACTACAGATGCCCATATCGCAAGAGCAGCTTTGGAGTCTATCGCCTATCAAACGATGGACATCTTAAAGTCTATGGAAGCCGACTCAGGCTTAAATATTCAAGAATTACGCGTCGATGGAGGTGCTACTGTCAATAATATGTTGATGCAATATCAAGCTGATGTTTTAAACACAACTACAGTAAGACCAGAAATTGTTGAGACAACCGCCATGGGAGCAGCCTTTTTAGCCGGCCTAGCGGTTGGTTATTGGTCCGATACAGACGAAATCCAATCCATTTGGAAGGTTGACAGAAAATTTGAGCCCACTCAAAAAAGAGAAGTTATCGAAAAGAATATTAAGGGTTGGTATAAGGCAATATCTACCTTAGAATTTTGGACAAAAAATTAA
- a CDS encoding glycerol-3-phosphate dehydrogenase — protein sequence MNLYNRERQIEQLKSTLVWDVVIIGGGATGLGIALDSATRGYKTLLLEQVDFAKGTSSRSTKLVHGGVRYLAQGHIDLVKEALKERGRLLKNAAHLVRVQSFIIPNYKWFDNVFYNVGLKAYDLLAFRLSFGKSERINREETLKRIETIEEHDLVGGVVYYDGQFDDSRLAINIAQTAIDYGAVVLNHFQVEGLIKDEKDNISGLTARDGETNEVKTITSKVVINATGVFTDGIIKMDDPKLHVTVRPSQGIHLVLDKSFLPGDDAIMIPKTSDGRVLFLVPWQGKVLVGTTDTLLDSHSLEPKPLEKEIEFILNTANQYLSKDVSRSDVLSMFAGLRPLAAPQDEDEKTKEISRSHKIIVSDSRLLSVIGGKWTTYRRMAQDAIDKAIELEMLVDSKCKTKKLPIHGCTDESSTFESLNRYGSDSKEMEKMISENPELGEKIHPNHIFLNVEIYWAIKFEMARTVEDILARRIRLLFLDAKAAVEVSTEIARIMAKELGWNHEKEQKEINGFEQLAAQYMLQ from the coding sequence TTGAATTTATATAATCGAGAAAGACAAATAGAGCAATTGAAAAGCACCTTAGTGTGGGATGTCGTCATTATAGGCGGCGGCGCTACCGGTCTCGGTATCGCATTAGATAGCGCTACCCGTGGTTACAAAACCTTGTTACTAGAACAGGTCGATTTTGCAAAGGGTACATCTAGTCGTAGCACTAAATTGGTACACGGCGGAGTTCGATACCTTGCTCAGGGACATATAGATTTGGTAAAGGAAGCACTTAAAGAACGCGGAAGATTGTTAAAAAATGCTGCTCACCTGGTGAGGGTCCAGTCTTTTATTATCCCAAATTATAAGTGGTTCGATAATGTTTTCTATAACGTGGGCTTAAAGGCTTATGACTTACTGGCCTTTCGTCTTAGTTTCGGAAAATCCGAAAGAATCAATCGGGAAGAAACTCTAAAACGTATCGAAACCATTGAGGAACATGATTTAGTTGGTGGTGTGGTTTATTATGATGGACAATTTGATGATTCACGTCTAGCCATCAATATTGCGCAAACTGCTATAGATTATGGAGCGGTCGTTTTAAACCATTTTCAGGTTGAAGGTTTGATAAAAGATGAAAAGGACAACATATCCGGATTAACGGCAAGAGATGGTGAGACAAATGAGGTAAAAACGATTACCTCCAAAGTTGTTATAAACGCTACCGGCGTTTTTACCGATGGGATTATAAAAATGGACGACCCCAAATTGCACGTTACCGTTCGACCGAGCCAAGGAATTCATTTGGTTTTGGACAAGTCATTCTTACCGGGTGACGACGCAATCATGATTCCAAAAACTTCAGATGGGCGTGTACTTTTCTTAGTCCCTTGGCAAGGTAAAGTGCTGGTTGGCACTACTGACACTCTGCTCGATAGCCACAGCCTAGAGCCTAAACCGCTTGAAAAAGAAATCGAGTTTATCCTTAATACAGCTAATCAGTATCTTTCTAAAGACGTGTCCAGATCAGATGTCCTGAGTATGTTTGCCGGACTCCGACCTCTTGCCGCTCCTCAAGATGAAGATGAAAAGACCAAGGAAATATCCCGAAGCCACAAAATTATTGTTTCCGATTCTAGACTTTTGTCGGTTATAGGCGGTAAATGGACGACTTACCGAAGAATGGCGCAAGATGCGATTGATAAGGCAATTGAGCTCGAAATGCTTGTTGATTCAAAATGTAAAACCAAAAAACTTCCAATTCATGGTTGTACTGATGAATCTTCAACTTTTGAATCTTTAAATCGATATGGTTCCGATAGTAAAGAAATGGAAAAAATGATTTCTGAAAATCCTGAGTTAGGTGAAAAAATTCATCCTAATCATATATTTCTTAACGTTGAAATATACTGGGCCATTAAATTTGAAATGGCAAGAACCGTGGAAGATATCTTGGCCCGAAGAATAAGATTACTCTTTTTGGATGCAAAAGCCGCTGTGGAAGTTTCAACCGAAATTGCAAGAATTATGGCCAAGGAATTAGGTTGGAATCATGAAAAAGAGCAAAAAGAAATTAATGGGTTTGAGCAACTTGCCGCCCAATATATGTTGCAATAA